In Nicotiana tabacum cultivar K326 chromosome 21, ASM71507v2, whole genome shotgun sequence, one DNA window encodes the following:
- the LOC107825093 gene encoding serine/threonine-protein kinase STY13 — MLEAPKFVGLIDLNQNLSQNFYHKLGEGSNMSIESYGSLQMSNGGGSVAMSMDNSSVGSNDSHTRILNHQGLNRVHNNYSVAASVNRGRVSNGLSNDALAQALIDPRFPTIGLENYDEWTIDLRKLNMGPAFAQGAFGKLYKGTYNGEDVAIKLLERPEHDLERAHLMEQQFQQEVMMLANLKHPNIVRFIGACRKPMVWCIVTEYAKGGSVRQFLTRRHNRSVPLKLAVKQALDVARGMEYVHALNLIHRDLKSDNLLIAADKSIKIADFGVARIEVQTEGMTPETGTYRWMAPEMIQHRPYTQKVDVYSFGIVLWELITGMLPFQNMTAVQAAFAVVNKGVRPTIPNDCLPVLSEIMTRCWDADPDNRPPFSQVVRMLEAAETEIMTTVRKARFRCCIQPMTTD; from the exons ATGTTGGAGGCTCCAAAATTTGTTGGACTTATAGACTTAAATCAAAACCTGTCACAAAATTTCTACCATAAGCTTGGTGAGGGGTCAAACATGTCAATTGAGAGTTATGGGAGCTTGCAGATGAGCAATGGTGGAGGTTCTGTTGCAATGTCGATGGATAACAGCAGTGTTGGGTCAAATGATTCTCACACTCGTATTTTAAACCACCAGGGCCTCAATCGCGTCCATAATAACTATTCTGTTGCAGCTAGTGTAAACAGGGGGAGAGTTTCTAACGGGTTGAGCAATGATGCCCTCGCTCAAGCCTTGATTGATCCTCGATTCCCCACCATTGGGCTTGAGAATTATGATGAGTGGACAATTGACTTGAGGAAGCTTAACATGGGACCAGCTTTTGCTCAAGGAGCTTTTGGAAAACTCTACAAGGGAACTTATAATGGTGAGGATGTTGCTATCAAGCTTTTGGAGAGGCCAGAGCATGATCTTGAGAGGGCTCACTTGATGGAGCAGCAATTTCAGCAGGAGGTCATGATGTTGGCAAATTTGAAGCATCCAAATATAGTTCGGTTTATTGGTGCGTGTCGTAAACCCATGGTATGGTGTATTGTGACTGAATACGCAAAAGGGGGATCAGTGCGCCAGTTCCTAACGAGGCGGCACAACCGATCTGTGCCATTGAAGTTAGCAGTGAAGCAGGCTTTGGATGTGGCAAGGGGGATGGAGTATGTACATGCCCTGAATCTGATACACCGTGATCTGAAATCCGACAATCTACTGATTGCTGCTGACAAGTCAATCAAGATTGCGGACTTTGGTGTTGCTCGTATTGAGGTGCAGACGGAAGGAATGACACCAGAAACTGGAACATACCGCTGGATGGCTCC GGAGATGATCCAGCACCGACCATATACCCAGAAAGTTGATGTTTATAGTTTTGGCATTGTTCTCTGGGAGCTCATAACAGGGATGCTTCCTTTCCAGAACATGACTGCTGTACAGGCAGCTTTTGCTGTTGTCAACAAAGGCGTCCGCCCAACGATCCCCAATGATTGTTTGCCTGTGTTATCTGAGATCATGACCCGCTGCTGGGATGCTGACCCTGATAATAGGCCACCTTTCTCTCAGGTGGTCAGAATGCTTGAGGCAGCAGAGACAGAAATCATGACTACTGTCAGAAAGGCCCGTTTCAGGTGCTGCATCCAACCTATGACTACAGATTGA